TTCTCTGTATGCTCAAACCAAGAATTTGAGTCTGGAGAATAATAACGTTTTTCCCCTTCGACCTCACTTGCAGGAACTGGCGTTTTAACTACATTTCCATCTGAATCATGGGATATTACCTTGTACTGTCCATTTTCTTTGATAATGTTACCATCGACTGCTGTTGGATAAATTGTTCGTGGTAGTGAAACTTGTGTTTCCTGTTGACCGCTAGAAGTTGAATAACTTGTACTTAAAGTGCTTTGCGGTATACCATCGAAAGGAAAATAACTAGGTCCATAGGTATTTATTAACCCCCGATAAATATTAGCGGTATCCGTTACTCCTAATATGCTAACAGTCAGCTCGTTAAGAGTAGTATTCAAACCATGGTCTGTACGACTAGTAAGACCTCCCAATGCTCCTAGCAAATATGGATCAATAGCTTCATTTTTGCATGACCAATAGGTTGCCCAGTCGTAATTTACAAGTTGGAGAGTATTATCGTCGTTATATTGACTTAACGCTGCATAGTATGCAACAATTCTTTTCTTTTCCTCCATACTTGTGGCAGCATACAATAATCTCGCCATGTCTTGTTGTTGATAATGCCAGAGCCAATTATACTTCGTCCCACTAAGGGCAGTGGCAGCACCTGTTTGAGCATTACCACCTACTAACTTCGAAACAACAGCTCCAATAGCAGCACTTACCAATTGATGAATTCCCGCGTCTTTGATCTTGGCTAATTCATTCTGTACAGCCTCATTTAATCCAGCACTAGTTGCTCCAGATGTGAAACTACTTCCACCAAGGTCTGACATAATCCCGCCAGCTACTGCATGAAGAAGAATTTTATTATCTCCGCCATCATGCCATGAGTCTGCTCTTGCCATGGCTTCTTTGTATTCCGGTGTTCCCTCTTTATACTTGGCTGCATCATCAAGTGCTTTTTGGTATTGATTTAAAGCCAAATCACCAATCGCTTTATAAGCTTCCTGTCCAAATACTTTCGTTAATTCTTGTTGTTCTTGAACCTTTTTCTTATCGAATATCTTACCTAAAGCATTCAGGGAATCGTTCGTATTACGATTTAAGCTACTTAAATCTGTATTACCTGAACGAACTTCGATTGTACCTTGTGCAATACCAGATTTCGTAGTGCTACTTGCGTTTCCATTAACGGATGTGCTGATGTCTGGTGATACAGATAGATTCTTTTCAGCAACCAATACTTGTTTGCCATTTGCGTCTTTACCACCATCTTTAATATTGGTAACTGTATCCAGATTATACCCCGAACTGCTTGCGCTGTAATCCGCCTTATTTTGTATATCCGAGTGTGTCAGCGTATCCGTAGAGATTTTATTCTTATCCGGCGTAGCATCACTGGCAATGACCGCACCCTTCAGGTCAGTATTCTTGCCTACGTTGATGTCGAAGCCATTCCTACCTGCATAGATGCCTGCCTGTTCCGTTACAGAAGTATAGTTTGAATCTATTTTGCCTTTGCCTGCGGAACCAGTTATATTACCTAGCGGACCGCTGCTAATACTGATTCCGCTATTTTGATTCTTCGAGTTATAGTTATCACTATCCTGCTGGCTGGCTATATTCAAGTCTTTTCCTGCTTTTATTTCTACACGATCACCGTTTACTTTTGATCCCAAGATATTCGTATCTTTTCCTGATTCTATTTTCAGCGTATCTTTTGCTGTGATTACACTTTGCGTATGACTTACTGTTGTCCCATTTTCGATTCCCTGGTTTTTACTTCCTTCTACATAGAAGCCAGCTCCTTGGGCACTCACCTTCACTCCGATTCCGCTTGATTTTCCATCGCTTTGGGTGTTATTTATCGTTCTATTTTCAGCACTTTCGATAGTTACATCCTTTGCCGCTTGTATATGAACTTTATCTCCGGTTACAGTTGATCCTTCAATGACAACATTGCCGTCTCCCTTGTTACTTCCTGTAGCGATCACGTCAATATTTTTGCCTGCTGTAATTTGGCTGCCTTTCGCCTGGATGGCTTCACTTGTACTATTTTGCTTCATGCTGGTGCTGCCCAGACCGATATTGACACTGATATCTTTGCTGCCCCGTACGATATTGCCGTCTTTATCTTTTCCGACGACTGGACCATTTACCGTATTGTCAATTTTTTGATCGAGTCCCTTTAGTTCTTGGACTGCTTTTACATCATAAAGAGCGGACAGCCGGGAATCACTGACTTCTTTGGCTCTTTTTACGTCGTTTGTGATACTTTGTATCGTATCGATCGCCGGACTGCTTAACGATACGGTTAATCCACTTTTTTGGTATTCATAGCTTTGTTTTTCTCGTAAGTTTTCCGTTCCGGCTTCTATGTTTACATTTTCTCCACTGATTTTCGTATTTTGCCCACTGATCACATCGGAGGCTTGGATTTTTACATCCTTTCCTGCTTGAATATAATCATTTTTTATGAGTCTTGTATAGGATTCGTTGTTAGAAGACACTGAGATGAAAAAGATGTCAGCGGATTTTTGCGTCCGCTGACATCTTTTGTTTAAACTTAGCTTATTTACCCGTAATCTTCTTCAATACGTCATCTGTTATATCTTGTCCACCGTAAGCGATAACGCTTTTATCCACAACAACGGTTAATCCTTTGTCCTCAGCCACCACCTTGATTGCAGCATTTACTTTATCACGAATAGCGTTTATTAGTTCCTGTTGCTTTTGTTGAAGTCCTTGTTCTAGCTGCTGGGAATAAGCCTTTTTCTCATCATCTTTCATAGTCGCTGATTTAGCATTAAAATCATCTTGCGCTTGTTTAACTGCTGCTTTGTAAGTATCATTAGCTTGAGCCATATCAGGATGCTGATTAATTAATTGCTGATAGTTTACTACTCCGACTTGAGATGCGTCAGCATAGGTAGTGGTGGGCTGAGTAATGGCTATTATGCTAAAGAGCAAGAAGGCTGCCATAAAGATATTTTTCACTTGATTACTGTTAAATAACATTGTTATGTTCCTCATTTCTGTTTTTAGTTTGATTTGGGGCAGCGGATTTTTTACGTCCATTGATCTCTTTTTGTTTGAAGCTACGCGAGGTTTTTGTAGCTAGCTGCGATTTATTATAGTCAGCCTTTGTACACCTCTTAACTAGAAAACTAATTTGACTTATGAGTATGAGATTTTGCTCAACAATCATCAGTTTCTGCAGTTTTATAGTCCGTTTGATTAAAATTTTGCAGTCAATACTGTTAGACTTCTAATCACGCCTATTGATGTGAGCTACGAACTTAGATAACCATTCAATGTCAGCATTATAGTGTTTCTTATTGTATTGCCACTTTTTCTGGAAATTAGCAATTCCACTTTCCCAATCATCATATACTTCCTTAAACTTAGACAAAAACTCTGCTGTTCCTCCAATTACCGCGTGTTCTTCGTGGGAAATGAGTATTCCCCATTTTCCATTTGGGGAGTATAATGCATTCTCAAGAATTACAGGTGTTAAAAGATATTCCTCGTACTGCGTTATCCGTGGAACTTCCCAATGATTGCATTGCTCGGTAGAAAAACATTCCTCCACTTCTATTTCTGAAAGATATATCTTATTTTCATTTATAGCAATTAGAGTATTCTGAAGAGCCCTAAATTGCTTTTTGTTCAGATGGTAGCCGTCTATAGGGCAAAGAATCAGTCGTTCCTCCACTGTACTTTGAAACATCGCCCCAAAAGGATCGTTAGATTTAAAAACCTTCCGAAAAGCTTTCTGCAAATTCTGTATCTGTACTAATTTTATAATTTTCTCAACCATTTATTCACCGCTCTCTAAGAACTTAATTTTTCTAATTCCGTCTGCACCATTTACATCGACAGTGGGAGGTCCAGATTTTGATGAAGCCCTATAAGTAAAAGTAATTCCGTTAGCATCTTGACCGACAAATACGCCAGGCTTCACTTCCTGTATAGAATTTGGATCTACTTGAGCTTTAAAGAAGTTATAAGCATCCTCCGCATTACCTTGTACGGCACGAATACCACTATTTTCAGCAGGTACTCCTATATTTCTCAATGTACTCGGCTCAACTTTAGTCCAAGCACTACTTGCTTCCTCAATAACTTGTCCTATTGCTTGAGTAGCACCTTCTGCTTCTTTGACTATTTTCACTCCACCAGCAAGACCTGTTACATCTTCTTGTGCTTGCTGCTGTGTTTGAAGATCACTCGGATGAATGACCTGCTCACCATTTATCGTGATCGCATTCCCTGTATCTTCATCAAGAGCTACGCGACCAGATACTTCCGGTTTCCATTTTAAATAGGTATCGGCAGAATTGACTCCGTCACCTTTGACATATTCTGACCCATAGTTCGGATTGTTAGAATCCTGTGACCAAACTACCGCACCAGCTGGCGGAACAGCATCTTGCATATAAGTATCTACACCATTAATAACTTGGAAAAATCCCTGTCCTTCAACAAATATATATGCCCCTTCATAGGTCGGATGATGAATATAATCATTATGCTTGACTCCATTAAATGCTGCACTAGCTCCAGCCTGAGCATTGCCACCTACCACTTTGGCTGCTGCTGCACCAATAGCTGCACTTGCAATAAGTCTAACATTTTGGTCTTTAATATTGGCTAATTGTTTTTGCAGCAGTTGACTTAATCCATCACCAGCTGCTCCAGATGCAAAACCAGTACCTGCCATACTAGAAACAATTCCAGCAGATACAGCATGTAAAAGAGCTTTATATTCTCCACCTTCGGCCCAATTAGCTTTTTCTTCTGGGGTTTTGGCATTTTTCCACATGCTTTCTGCATAATCACCAATTGCCTTATTGGCTTCCTGACTAAACAGATTAACCAATTCTTGTCTTTCCTTGACTGTTTCTTTATCAAAGATTTTTCCTAAAACATTTAAAGCTTGATCAGTATTACGACTTAAGTTACTCAAATCTTGGTTTGGATTACTTCTTATATCAATAGTACCTGGAGAAATAGCAGATTTTGTTGTGCTGTCAGCTTTTCCTGATACAGGTATACCAGGATTAGGAGTAATTCCAGTTTTATTGGAATAACCGACTCCTGAACTGCTTGCGCTGTAATCCGCCTTATTTTGTATATCCGAGTGTGTCAGCGTATCCGTAGATATCTTATTCTTATCCGGCGTAGCATCACTGGCGATGACCGCACCCTTCAGGTCGGTATTCTTGCCGACGTTGATGTCGAAACCATTCTTGCCTGCATAGATGCCTGCCTGTTCGGTTACAGAAGTATAATTTGAATCTATTTTGCCCTTGCCTGCGGAACCCGTTATATTACCTAGCGGACCGCTGCTAATACTGATTCCGCTATTTTGATTCTTCGAGTTATAGTTATCACTATCCTGCTGGCTGGCTATATTCAAGTCTTTTCCTGCTTTTATTTCTACACGATCACCGTTTACTTTTGATCCCAAGATATTCGTATCTTTTCCTGATTCTATTTTCAGCGTATCTTTCGCTGTGATTACACTTTGCGTATGACTTACTGTTGTCCCATTTTCGCTTCCCTGGTTTTTACTTCCTTCTACATAGAAGCCAGCTCCTTGGGCACTCACCTTCACTCCGATTCCGCTTGATTTTCCATCGCTTTGGGTGTTATTTATCGTTCTATTTTCAGCACTTTCGATGGTTACATCCTTGGCCGCTTGGATATGGATGGTATCTCCGTTTACTGTTGATCCTTCAATGACAACGTTGCCGTCTCCTTGGTTGCTTCCTGTAGCTATCACGTCAATATTTTTGCCTGCTGTAATTTGGCTGCCTTTCGCCTGGATGGCTTCACTTGTGCTATTTTGCTTCATACTGGTGCTGCCCAGACCGATATTGACACTGATATCTTTGCTGCCCCGTACGATATTGCCGTCTTTATCTTTTCCGACGACTGGACCATTTACCGTATTGTCAATTTTTTGATCGAGTCCCTTTAGTTCTTGGACTGCTTTTACATCATAAAGAGCGGACAGCCGGGAATCACTGACTTCTTTGGCTCTTTTTACGTCGTTTGTGATACTTGGTATCGTATCGATCGCCGGACTGCTTAACGATACGGTTAATCCACTTTTTTGGTATTCATAGCTTTGTTTTTCTCGTAAGTTTTCCGTTCCGGCTTCTATGTTTACATTTTCCCCAATGATTTTCGTATTTTGCCCACTGATCACATCGGAGGCTTGGATTTTTACATCCTTTCCTGCTTGAATCGTTACATTTCCTTGCACGGACCCAACCGTACTTTGGGCTTGCGTCAGGTTTACCCCATCGAGTGTATTTTTTTGTGTTTCAGTCCCGATGGTAAAGCCAAAACCGCTTCCTAAAATACCGGATCGTTTTTCTTGTCGCATATGTTCTTCGGTTTTGGTTTCTTGCGCTGCTGTAATGGCTATATTTTCTTTAGCGCCCAGGTTTACATCATTTGTTCCTACAACCGTACTACCATTGACGCCTAGATTTCGTCCGGCTTGGATGCTGATGCTGTCACCGGATAAGGTTGTAGCTTGTGCTGTCGTTTGATCCAGTGTATCTCGTGTAGTGATGGTCAGACTCGAAAATCCGCCTGTATGACCTTTGTGTTTATGTGCTTCATCTACTGTTTGATTGAGTTCACCTGCTGTTAGATTGATATCCCGCCCTGCTTCCAACTGTATCCCCTTGTTGCTTTCAATCGTGGCAGCTTTTGCATTGATATCCAATCCGGCTTGCAAATGAACCGCACCCGGTGTCTGAATCGTTGTGCCTACATCAAGGATTGTACTATCTGTTCTGTGGTTATCATTATCCCAGACAATTTTATTACTTTCACTTTCTTTGACTGTACTAAGATTTAGATTTTGCCCAGCCGAAATCGTAGTTAGGCTGTCTTTCCCACTATTGTCAATTTTGGCAGCAGCAAGATTGACATTCTGACCGGCATTGATTGTTAATTTTCCTTGCTCGCCAGTAACGGAGAGTCCCGCCACGCTGTTGAGGTTCGTACGACTTCCTTGTTGATTCGTTTGCGTACTTGTTGTCGAAGCAATCGTAATATTTCGTCCGGCGTCTAAAGAGAGACTATCGATTCCCTGAATTTGTCCACCCATATTGTTTAGATCAACATTGGCCTTAATATTGACATTATCACCGCTGATATTTCCGCCAAGATTTTGTATATTCTCAGCCGCAATATTCGTCGTAGTATTTCCTTGAATGGTTCCACTGTTTGTAAGATCGCCTTTTATTGCCAGATTGACGGCACTACCGGATATCAAACCTTCCGCGCTAGGAGAGTCTGCATGATCTTTATCCTTATGCACATACACTTGTGGAACCAACGCCTGCGTTACTTGTCCATTCGGTAAGACGACATATTTTTCGACCATCCACACCATATCGGCTTTCAAGTTCGCCATTTGTTCCGCTGAAAGTTCCTGTCCAACTTGCAGGTGATTTTCTTTGGCAAAAGCGAGTGCATTGTTCATCAATGCTTGATATTGTGCTTCATCACTGTTGTAGCCGCTCAGGAAGCGGTTGCCAGTGAGAGACGCGACTTGATTACGAATCATGGTCTGCTCATAAAAACCATCGCCAAGTCGTTTTTGGAGAATACTTGGATCATTGTTTAACTGCTTGAGCATATAATCCGAAGAGGTCCACGTCCGATAATCGGCAAACTGCGGGTCTGTTTCTATCAAATACTTCGAATTTGATGCTGGCGTGATACTAAATAAACTGCTATTCGGTATACGACTATCAACGGCGCCCGTGCTCACAGTTCCACCATTTTGAGTTACCATCTGTATAATTGGACTGATAGTGCCTTTAATGGTTCCCTGATCTGTAACGTTCACATTGGAAGGAATCGTCCCTTTATCGCCAACATTTGTATGAGAAGCAATCGTTCCTTTATCTGCAATATTGACATTAGAATTAACCGTTCCCTTGTCTCCAACATTTATATTAGGAGCAATCGTTCCCTGATCGCCAACATTTGCTTTAGATTGAATGTTTCCTTTATCTGTAATATTGACATTAGAATTAACCGTTTCCTTGTCTCCAACATTTACATTAGAAGCAATCGTTCCCTTATCGCCAACATTTGCATGAGAAGCAATCGTTCCTTTATCTGTAATATTGACATTAGAATTAACCGTTCCCTTGTCTCCAACATTTACATTGGAATTAACGCTTTCTTTATCTCCAACATTTACATTGGATTGAATGTTTCCTTTATCTGTAATATTTACATTTTGCTTATCAATTTGTGTTCCTGATTCCGTTGGTGTAACCCTCTCTTGATAAACTGTTGCGCTTACAGAAATGGTCTCTACCCTCGGTGCTGGATTATAAGTGGAAGAGCTGCTTCCTGTGCTATCTCTTCCGCTATGATGATCCCGCCAATAGGAAGTAGCCCGCCCCGTCTCCGTCGTGATTCTTTGTCCGGAACCTTCTATATTATTAAGACTACCTACACTACCTAAAATGCTTCCACCCGCGATTATTGTGCTCTTATCATTATTTAAAATATCCGCCTGAATGCTGAGATTCCCCCCAGACTTAAGGCTAGCCGGATCTGAGTTTACTATCTGACTTTCTGCTGTTATCTTTTTATATCGATAGGCTGTCCAGTTTTCATAACCGCCATCAGGCGTACGCAAATGATCTGACTCATCATTAAATATCTCAACGCCAGGCGTCCCTGCTACATAGCGATTGGGTGCACCGCTGCCTTGATATTCAGTAACATTTTCTATCTTTTTCGTCTGTATAGCGGTACTGAAATGTTCATTTGTATTATAAATTTTCTGGACAGCAAGATATAAATTTCCCAAGGACTCAATTTCAGCACTATTATTTTGCAGTATACTGGCTTGTCCGACAGCTTGATTCTTACTATCCAGACTCCCCCCAATATGAATATCACCCACACTAAAAATTTTGGCATGTTCTTGATTATTGATGGTTTTGGCAGCCATATCAAGCTGCTCGCGCGCGGCTAGAATCGGGGCAGCACTCTCTGTTGCACGATTGGTAATGGTATTAGCCTGAATCGCAAGATGATTCCCATATATGCGCCCCATCCCCGAATTCATTAAATTATCTGCTTGAATCCGGGTTTCATTCCCATCGATAAGTCCCTCATTATTTAAAACCTGATCCGCAGTAACCTTCGTATTTTGTCCATTCAACTTCCCATTGGCATTGTTATGAATATTAGCAGCATGTATAGTAAGTTGATTGCCTGCTACTATTTCAGCTAGGTTAGTAAATGTACCCGCAGAATAAAGGCTAGCATTGCCTTGTGCTTGAAATTCCCCTGTATTTGTATAGTCTTGTGTAAGTTTAACATCCATATCGCCTTGACTCAAAATCTTTCCGTCGCCAGAAAGACCGGCACTATTAATTTGAAGTTGCTGTCCTGCAATCAATAGTCCTTGCGTATTGTTAATAAATAATTTTTTATTGGACAGCGACTGATCTTGCAGCGAAAGTATGGTCCCGGCAGAAATAATACCTTTTTCATTATTAATATTCTGTTGTGCATTTAAATTCAAACTGTCTGCTGCGCGCAATGAACCTTGAGCATTCTCAATATTTACGGAATCCATTTGGATAGCTTGGGCTTCTATGCCTTGATTCGCACTTTGTGTATTCATATTTTCAATGCGATTAGCACTGATTTTCAAATTCTTACCTGAATATATCAAGCTTCCTTCGTTCTCTAAAGTACCGCTCAGATTGATATCAAAATTACCAGCGGCATTGATTTTTCCGCCCTGATTCTTTAGATTCCCGGCCGTTAAGCTAATGGCATCTTTGCTCTGCAGAATTCCATTGGTATGATCAATATCTCCAGCTGTCGCCGTAATTGTTCCTTGTTTTCCAATATAGGTCGAAGCTCCTTGTAAATCTACACTGCCGGCAGTCATGGTCATATCCCCGGCTGCCAGATTCTTCCCATTCGCAGCTAGGTTGTTTTGTGTAATGAGACTCAGGTTCCCAGTTGATCCCAGTTGTCCATCGGCTTGTATTCCTGCTCCCAGAGTTCCTGTTGATGCAATACCCTGGGCATTCAAATTCATATCGTTAGCAGCTGCTAGCGTACCGGTATTGCTAATATTTGCCGCACTGACACTCAAGTTCTTGCCTGAATATGTCAACCCCTGGTCATTTTGTAAATTACCTCTAAGGTTCAAATCTAAATTACCAACGGCATTGATTTTTCCACCTTGATTCTTTAGATCCCTGGCCGTTAAACTGATGGCATCGCCGCTCTGTAAGGTTCCGTTAGTATGATCAATATCCCCAGTTGTCGCCGTAAGGATTCCTTGCTTTCCGATGTAGGTAGAGGCTCCTTGTAAATCTATGTTACCTGCATTCATCGTCATATTCCCGGCCGCAAGATTCTTCCCATTCGCGGCTAGGTTGTTTTGTGTAATGAGACTCAGGTTCCCAGCTGTCCCCAGTTGTCCATCGGCTTGTATTCCTGCTCCCAGAGTTCCTGTTGATGCAATACCCTGGGCATTCAAATTCATATCGTTTGCAGCTGCTAACGTACCGGTATTGCTAATATTTGCTGCATTGACATTCAACGATTTACCTGAATACGCCATCCCCTGGTCGTTTTGCAAACTGCCAGTAAGCTTCATATCTAAATTACCAGCGACAGTGATTTTTCCGCCTTGATTCTTTAGATTCCTGGCCATTAAACTGATGGCATCGACGCTTTGTAGGATTCCGTTTGTATGATCAATATCTCCAGATGTCGCCGCAATTGTTCCTTGCTTTCCAATGTAGGTAGAGGCTCCTTGTAAATCTATGTTACCTGCATTCATGGTCATATTCCCGGCTGCAAGATTCTTCCCATTCGCGGCTAGGTTGTTTTGTACAGTAAGACTTAGGTTCCCAGCTGTCCCAAGTTGTCCGTCAGCCTGTACTCCTGCTCCCAGCGTTCCTGTCGATGCAATGCTCTGGGCATTCAGATTCATATCATTTCCGGCTGCTAACGTACCGGTATTGCTAATATTTGCCGCACTGGCACTCAAGTTCTTGCCTGCATAGGCCAATCCTTGGTCATTTTGTAAATTACCGCTCAGATTGATCTCTAGATTGTCATTCGTATTGATTTTTCCGCCTTGATTCTTTAAATTTCTTGCCGTTAAACGGATGGCATTTTGGCTCTGTAGGATTCCGTTTGTATGATCAATATCTCCAGCTGCCGCCGTAATTGTTCCTTGTTTTCCAATGTAAGTAGAAGCTCCTTGTAAATCTACATTACCGGCATTCATCGTCATATTCCCGGCCGCCAGATTCTTTCCATTCGCGGCTAGGTTGTTTTGTGCAATAAGATTTAGGTTCCCAGCTGACCCCAGTTGTCCATCGGCCTGTATTCCGGCTCCCAGCGTTCCTGTTGATACAATGTTCTGGGCATTCAGATTCATATCGTTGGCAGCTGCTAACGTACCGTTATTGTTAATATTTATCGCACTGACATTCAACGCTTTACCTGAATATGCTAAACCTTGGTCATTTTGTAAATTACCGCTCAGATTTATATCTAGATTATCATTCGTATTGATTTTTCCGCCTTGATTCTTTAAATCTCTTGCCGTTAAGCTAATGGCACCTTGGCTCTGCAAAATTCCGTTGGTATGATCAACATCTCCAGATTTCGCCGCAATTGTTCCTTGTTTTCCGATGTAGGTAGAGGCTCCTTGCAAATCTACATTTTTACCGGCATTCATCGTCATATTCCCGGCTGCCAAATTCTTTCCATTCGCGGCTAGGTTGTTTTGTGCAGTAAGATTTAGGTTCCCAGCTGTCCCCAGTTGTCCATCGGCCTGTATTCCTGCTCCCAGAGTTCCTGTTGATACAATATTCCGAGCATTCAGATTCATATCATTTCCAGCTGCTAAAGTGCCGGTATTGCTAATATTTATCGCACTAACACTCAAGTCCTTACCTGAATATGCTAAACCTTGGTCATTTTGTAAAGTACCGCTCAGATTCAACTCTAAATTACCAGCGGCATTGATTTTTCCGCCTTGATTCTTTAAATCTTTTGCCGTTAAGCTAATGGCACCTTGGCTCTGCAGGATTCCATTTGTATGATCAAGATCTCCAGATGTCGCCGTAATTGTTCCTTGCTTTCCAATGTAGGTAGAGGCTCCTTTTAAATCTACATTACCGGCATTCATCGTCATATTCCCGGCCGCAAGATTCTTCCCATTAGCAACTAGGTTGTTTTGTGCAGTAAGACTCAGGTTCCCAGCTGAACCCAGTTGTCCATCAGCCTGTATTCCTGCTCCCAGCGTTCCTGTTGATACAATATCCTGGGCATTCAGATTCATATCATTTCCGGCTGCTAACGTACCGGTATTATTTATAGCTGACGCACCAATAGTTGACGTTTTACCTGAATACGCCATCCCCTGGTCGTT
This region of Pelorhabdus rhamnosifermentans genomic DNA includes:
- a CDS encoding hemagglutinin repeat-containing protein translates to MISGQNTKISGENVNIEAGTENLREKQSYEYQKSGLTVSLSSPAIDTIQSITNDVKRAKEVSDSRLSALYDVKAVQELKGLDQKIDNTVNGPVVGKDKDGNIVRGSKDISVNIGLGSTSMKQNSTSEAIQAKGSQITAGKNIDVIATGSNKGDGNVVIEGSTVTGDKVHIQAAKDVTIESAENRTINNTQSDGKSSGIGVKVSAQGAGFYVEGSKNQGIENGTTVSHTQSVITAKDTLKIESGKDTNILGSKVNGDRVEIKAGKDLNIASQQDSDNYNSKNQNSGISISSGPLGNITGSAGKGKIDSNYTSVTEQAGIYAGRNGFDINVGKNTDLKGAVIASDATPDKNKISTDTLTHSDIQNKADYSASSSGYNLDTVTNIKDGGKDANGKQVLVAEKNLSVSPDISTSVNGNASSTTKSGIAQGTIEVRSGNTDLSSLNRNTNDSLNALGKIFDKKKVQEQQELTKVFGQEAYKAIGDLALNQYQKALDDAAKYKEGTPEYKEAMARADSWHDGGDNKILLHAVAGGIMSDLGGSSFTSGATSAGLNEAVQNELAKIKDAGIHQLVSAAIGAVVSKLVGGNAQTGAATALSGTKYNWLWHYQQQDMARLLYAATSMEEKKRIVAYYAALSQYNDDNTLQLVNYDWATYWSCKNEAIDPYLLGALGGLTSRTDHGLNTTLNELTVSILGVTDTANIYRGLINTYGPSYFPFDGIPQSTLSTSYSTSSGQQETQVSLPRTIYPTAVDGNIIKENGQYKVISHDSDGNVVKTPVPASEVEGEKRYYSPDSNSWFEHTEKGDTAIPPVRVVGNTEWTVDPLTGEDTYSGTVETSETKSGMPNPVDSMALYFAKTGLKAQGINPDNPDNAQQLAAEVEKQVQMNKEIQDSVMGSVGGGGFKTFKEFKAFLGSPGAGNQWHHIVEQAQQNANRAGFDPEEINTVENIIALQSGKDSVHSAISGFYSSKPYWTGGLTVRDWLATKSFEEQFDYGMNILKNYGIVAKDSAGRWTFTPF
- a CDS encoding OmpH family outer membrane protein, producing MLFNSNQVKNIFMAAFLLFSIIAITQPTTTYADASQVGVVNYQQLINQHPDMAQANDTYKAAVKQAQDDFNAKSATMKDDEKKAYSQQLEQGLQQKQQELINAIRDKVNAAIKVVAEDKGLTVVVDKSVIAYGGQDITDDVLKKITGK